A single Eubalaena glacialis isolate mEubGla1 chromosome 18, mEubGla1.1.hap2.+ XY, whole genome shotgun sequence DNA region contains:
- the LOC133078919 gene encoding zinc finger protein 345, with amino-acid sequence MERLIKNSIECSSFRGDWECKSQFERKQESQEGHFSQMIFTPEDIPTFNTQHQRIHTDEKLLECKECGKDFSFVSVLIRHQRIHTGEKPYECKECGKAFGSGANLAYHQRIHTGEKPYECNECGKAFGSGSNLTHHQRIHTGEKPYECKECGKAFSFGSGLIRHQIIHSGEKPYECKECGKSFSFESALTRHHRIHTGEKPYECKDCGKAFGSGSNLTQHRRIHTGEKPYECKACGMAFSSGSALTRHQRIHTGEKPYICNKCGKAFSFGSALTRHQRIHTGEKPYVCKECGKAFNSGSDLTQHQRIHTGEKPYECKECEKAFRSGSKLIQHQRMHTGEKPYECKECGKAFSSGSDLTQHQRIHTGEKPYECKECGKAFGSGSKLIQHQLIHTGEKPYECKECRKSFSSGSALNRHQRIHTGQKPCECKECGKTFGTGLSRTQHQRIHTGEKLYECKGCGKALERGSEIQQHKKSHAGKKLCE; translated from the coding sequence ATGGAAAGACTTATAAAAAACAGCATTGAGTGTTCAAGTTTCAGAGGTGATTGGGAATGTAAAAGCCAGTTTGAGAGAAAACAGGAATCTCAGGAAGGACATTTCAGTCAAATGATATTTACTCCTGAAGACATACCCACTTTCAATACCcagcatcagagaattcatactgatGAGAAACTCcttgaatgtaaggaatgtgggaaggaTTTTAGTTTTGTATCAGTCCTTATTCGACATCAGCgaattcatactggtgagaaaccttatgaatgtaaagaatgtggcAAGGCCTTTGGTAGTGGTGCAAACCTTGCTTACCATCAAAGAATTCATACTGGTGAAAAACcttatgaatgtaatgaatgtgggaaggcctttggTAGTGGCTCAAACCTTACTCACCATCAGCGAATTCACACTGGTGAGAAACcatatgaatgtaaggaatgtgggaaagcctttagtTTTGGATCAGGCCTTATTCGACATCAGATAATTCACAGTGGTGAAAAGCCTTATgagtgtaaggaatgtgggaagtcCTTTAGTTTTGAATCAGCCCTTACTCGGCATCACAGAATTCACACAGGtgagaaaccttatgaatgtaagGATTGTGGGAAAGCCTTTGGCAGTGGTTCAAACCTTACTCAGCATCGaagaattcatactggtgagaaaccttatgaatgtaaaGCATGTGGAATGGCCTTTAGTAGTGGTTCAGCTCTTACACGGCATCAAAGAATTCATACTGGTGAAAAACCATATATATGTAACAAATGTGGGAAGGCTTTTAGTTTTGGATCAGCCCTTACTCGACATCAAAGAATTCACACCGGTGAGAAACCTTATgtatgtaaggaatgtgggaaggctTTCAATAGTGGCTCGGATCTCActcaacatcagagaattcacactggtgagaaaccctatgagTGTAAGGAATGTGAGAAAGCCTTTAGAAGTGGTTCAAAACTTATTCAGCATCAAAGAATGCAcactggtgagaaaccctatgagtgtaaggaatgtgggaaggcctttagtAGTGGTTCAGACCTCACTcagcatcagagaattcatactggtgagaaaccctatgaatgtaaggaatgtgggaaggctTTTGGTAGTGGCTCAAAACTTATTCAACACCAGCTAATTCACACAGGtgaaaaaccctatgaatgtaaagaaTGTAGAAAGTCCTTTAGTAGTGGTTCAGCCCTTAATCGGCACCAGAGGATACACACTGGTCAGAAACCCtgtgaatgtaaggaatgtgggaagacTTTTGGTACGGGCTTGAGCCGTACTCAACATCAGAGAATACATACTGGTGAGAAACTTTATGAATGTAAGGGCTGTGGGAAGGCTTTGGAGAGGGGTTCAGAAATTCAGCAACATAAGAAAAGTCATGCTGGTAAGAAGCTCTGTGAATGA